One region of Salvelinus namaycush isolate Seneca chromosome 3, SaNama_1.0, whole genome shotgun sequence genomic DNA includes:
- the LOC120044058 gene encoding uncharacterized protein LOC120044058, whose amino-acid sequence MSGHKSANPCNKFQANIFYKSKCQNCFKSRELHLPTDHGKDQAKPIYGGWLCLAAEGTDFDNPIQRSRKWQRRFFILYEHGSMSFALDELTSTLPQGTVNMNLCTAVIDAEPKTGQRNALCIITPEQEFFIRGENKEIINGWSEQLVVYPRTYKQNQKKKRKVEPTTSQEPSPAKMAATEPSFSVMKSGDPRSSPWQGEQPSGDPDVAPVWTVTDSDPLGLDETPAASSDPLTFDGSLRLSNGSCISSSVSSLDSVASEGTDTSSDSQPTESTPYRDHPPANKNNRAERSCYNEPGKAGRSAVGEDLGQAGSRKGRSEARSNQREKLQSCGDLSPGQLTVPPPQRRAKSLDRRTSESVMTPDLLNFKKGWMMKLDKEDQWRKYWFVLSADSLRYYKDSFAEENSDLEGEIDLTKCHNVSEYQVQRNYGFQIHTQKCVFTLSAMTAGIRRNWIQALMKNVHPSNAPDVASPSESLPLPKPDVTQDSSPSSEVPTERVQGPKQSCIRERRREGRSKTFDWAEFSPMALLASEQEVQKETKEPLRMEVGDLERKRRREERRRRYDSMLGSLVGWEMDCDRGGISPRSPRTHQRVQREIEQCWQQVERTAFRQEKTVPLYTESQGKDKEDMGILLETYHRRVEELKGQLAESDHRRLELEAQLSTALGRQHHASLPLEAPICPEADLPSLKSLTDMYRETRELLQQQELKRQDIQEQLQEQLGLSLSSAPLEKHSSPGTHPSPPPSIWLHDTEGNLQELEDLFPDCPISVNTPVMSPTSDTELSSYSVPQNGSENRGPNLGSETSSQTQFENGSHQQTSIPESHTKSCAWSPDSLSMGETQERANSVRIDNILCCETPRPTEEEYVDPDQAIVMRRLSQEVELLSSQNEALSQRNQEMLNQLTEADREIERLKAELITQYSGPQFLPEAEQHSQTKVEGLEKELRRRDEQLQEAQSLLASMDQRLTETEVQLQLREDTFKDLGFPAEEDDDEEEEAGEENVNTHHLGEKEREHLQQCLQAMEAKQLELERQLQHTEQTCRELQAHNTQLREAERLYSQRAMEAEADIVRFNEEVEKERTVEKESGLRCSSEAKWQEEVILDSGEERVQQVVEGIRLMSRTLGRVVQVIDRSDMDVVKMPLDRKCVEVNKTVVRQLQLEEEFWGRLLNSLKVNPSQSNEDKLTDVILSQILEHMVVEKQTLLLAHSLFSHDKKDLNINTGGLDRMNGCRSLRDLDIIGNIAGETVSEMKEEDDDERIWNVYNQHNDTDDFISRHFTEITQERIFLLNQIASSVRASANDELQSLAQRLCHFHNVNEPRLASIHCTAMEAFSSYRLSRLNTLHKSQFQETQQGLLIASSPLMCSRCAGLLSENHQLRARRSDLERQGSSSVGLGLTTLRQGEHIDSQQTATQLLDTASEQKTETPAMNAAGKMEVESPNQGVTAVEEVCWVRRCAEVVEGDFLTNSIDSPMIKVESRVDEVESRVDEVEKGIKEVDSDKDVEERSTTEPHEEANTLGEEELEIVLSSLRGRVKDLEEQLSVMANMKAEHDGRMASLQLKHKEDIEKLKATYEHGFVTMEESQQRIVGELQHRHQQDLQRLQLDTDRLLEEETAATITAIEAMKNAHRAELKREIERACHENNNAGDVNLGEICRQHSEGLASCHRELEVLSQQYSLKCLESSDLGQALEAERQALCQCQQENQDLRTRNQELSGHLAAEITRLCSLAKQDALSLSQERDVYELEISLRVKESEVQGLKQKITSLKDELQTAHRDKRYATETYKDIYTELSIMRAKAERDLGHLRENLRLAHKALGELSPAVNTDKNECQGR is encoded by the exons GAGCCCAGCCCAGCAAAGATGGCTGCCACTGAGCCCAGTTTCTCAGTCATGAAAAGTGGTGACCCTCGCTCCAGCCCGTGGCAGGGAGAGCAGCCCAGTGGGGATCCAGATGTGGCCCCTGTCTGGACTGTGACAGATTCTGATCCCCTGGGCCTGGACGAGACCCCTGCAG CCTCCAGTGACCCCCTGACCTTTGACGGTAGTCTGCGGCTCTCCAACGGCTCCTGTATCAGTAGCTCTGTGAGTTCCCTGGACTCTGTGGCTAGCGAGGGGACTGACACCAGCAGCGACAGCCAGCCCACAGAGTCTACGCCATACAGAGACCACCCACCTGCCAACAAGAACAACAGGGCAGAGAGAAG CTGCTACAATGAGCCAGGGAAGGCTGGGAGGAGTGCTGTGGGAGAGGACCTGGGTCAGGCTGGATCCAGGAAGGGGAGGAGTGAAGCTCGCAGCAACCAGAGAGAG AAACTGCAGTCGTGTGGAGATCTAAGCCCAGGTCAACTCACCGTCCCTCCTCCTCAGAGAAGAGCTAAGTCACTGGACCGCAGGACCTCGGAATCGGTCATGACT CCTGATTTGCTGAACTTCAAGAAAGGGTGGATGATGAAACTGGATAAGGAGGATCAG TGGAGGAAATACTGGTTTGTGCTATCAGCTGACAGTCTGAGGTACTACAAGGATTCCTTCGCAGAGGAG AACTCAGATCTGGAGGGGGAGATTGACTTGACCAAGTGTCATAATGTCTCAGAGTACCAGGTCCAGAGGAACTACGGCTTTCAGATCCAT ACCCAGAAGTGTGTCTTTACTTTGTCAGCCATGACTGCAGGGATACGGAGAAACTGGATCCAGGCCCTCATGAAGAATGTCCATCCATCTAACGCTCCTGATGTAGCCAG CCCATCAGAGTCACTGCCCCTCCCTAAGCCAGATGTGACCCAggactcctccccctcctctgagGTCCCTACAGAGAGAGTCCAGGGGCCCAAACAGAGCTGCATCCGTGAGAGGAGACGCGAAGGGCGCTCCAAGacctttgactgggctgagttCAGCCCTATGGCCCTGCTAGCCTCTGAGCAGGAGGTGCAGAAGGAGACAAAGGAGCCTCTTCGGATGGAGGTAGGGGAcctggagaggaagaggaggcgagaggagaggaggaggaggtatgacAGCATGCTAGGCTCCCTTGTGGGCTGGGAGATGGACTGTGACAGAGGAGGTATCAGTCCCAGGTCACCCAGGACTCACCAGAGGGTGCAGAGGGAGATTGAACAGTGCTGGCAGCAGGTGGAAAGGACTGCCTTTAGACAGGAGAAGACTGTTCCATTGTACACTGAGTCCCAGGGCAAGGATAAAGAGGATATGGGGATTCTACTGGAGACCTACCACAGGAGG GTAGAGGAGTTGAAGGGCCAGTTGGCAGAGTCAGACCATCGCAGGCTTGAGCTGGAGGCTCAGTTGAGCACTGCATTAGGACGCCAGCATCATGCCTCCCTGCCG CTTGAGGCCCCAATCTGCCCAGAAGCTGATCTTCCCTCTTTGAAAAGCCTGACTGACATGTACAGGGAGACCAGAGAGCTCCTCCAGCAACAGGAGCTGAAGAGACAGGACATACAGGAGCAGCTCCAGGAGCAGCTTGGCCTGTCCCTGTCATCGGCCCCTCTGGAGAAGCACAGCTCCCCTGGAACTCACCCATCACCACCACCCAGCATCTGGCTGCATGACACCGAGGGAAACCTCCAGGAGCTGGAGGATCTGTTCCCTGACTGCCCTATATCAGTAAACACACCTGTCATGTCACCAACCTCAGACACAGAACTCTCATCTTACTCTGTGCCTCAGAATGGAAGTGAGAACAGAGGGCCTAACTTGGGCAGTGAAACTAGCTCTCAGACACAGTTTGAAAATGGAAGCCATCAACAGACATCGATTCCAGAATCGCACACAAAAAGTTGTGCATGGAGCCCAGATTCACTGAGCATGGGGGAAACTCAGGAAAGAGCCAACAGCGTGAGAATAGACAACATACTATGCTGTGAGACACCCAGGCCCACGGAGGAGGAGTACGTAGACCCAGACCAGGCCATCGTGATGAGGAGACTATCCCAGGAGGTAGAGCTGCTCAGCAGCCAGAACGAGGCCCTCAGCCAGCGCAACCAGGAGATGCTCAACCAGctgacagaggcagacagagagatagagagactgaaAGCAGAGCTTATCACTCAGTACAGTGGGCCTCAGTTCCTCCCTGAGGCAGAGCAGCACAGCCAGACCAAAGTGGAAGGCCTGGAGAAGGAGCTGCGCAGGAGAGATGAGCAGCTCCAGGAGGCTCAGTCCCTACTAGCCTCAATGGACCAGCGTCTAACGGAGACAGAGGTACAGCTGCAGCTCAGGGAGGACACTTTCAAAGACCTGGGCTTCCCAGCAGAagaggatgatgatgaagaggaggaagctGGGGAAGAGAATGTCAACACACACCACCTTGGAGAGAAGGAGCGGGAACACCTTCAACAGTGTCTGCAGGCCATGGAGGCCAAGCAATTAGAACTAGAGAGACAGCTCCAGCACACAGAACAGACCTGCAGGGAGCTGCAGGCCCACAACACACAACTCAGAGAGGCTGAGCGGTTGTACAGCCAGAGAGCCATGGAGGCAGAGGCTGACATCGTAAGGTTTAATGAGGAAGTAGAGAAGGAAAGGACGGTGGAGAAAGAAAGTGGATTAAGGTGTAGCAGTGAAGCCAAATGGCAGGAGGAGGTAATATTGGATTCAGGTGAAGAAAGGGTTCAGCAAGTGGTGGAAGGGATAAGGTTGATGTCCAGAACCTTAGGGAGAGTAGTGCAGGTGATTGACAGGTCAGATATGGATGTGGTAAAGATGCCATTAGATAGAAAGTGTGTGGAGGTGAACAAGACAGTGGTCAGGCAGCTTCAGTTAGAGGAGGAGTTTTGGGGAAGGCTGTTGAACAGTTTGAAGGTCAACCCATCCCAGTCCAATGAGGATAAACTCACAGATGTGATTCTAAGTCAGATTTTAGAACACATGGTAGTGGAAAAGCAAACGCTCCTCCTAGCTCATAGTCTTTTTTCTCATGATAAGAAAGATTTAAACATAAACACTGGAGGCCTGGACAGGATGAATGGATGCAGGTCTTTGAGAGACCTGGACATCATTGGAAACATAGCAGGTGAAACAGTTTCAGAAATGAaagaggaagatgatgatgaGAGGATATGGAATGTGTACAACCAGCATAATGACACCGATGACTTCATAAGCCGACATTTCACAGAGATCACACAGGAGAGAATTTTCCTGCTCAACCAAATCGCCTCCTCAGTCAGAGCCTCGGCCAATGACGAGCTCCAGTCCCTGGCACAAAGACTTTGTCATTTCCACAATGTAAATGAGCCCCGGTTAGCTTCCATACACTGCACCGCCATGGAAGCCTTCTCATCCTATCGTCTCAGTAGGCTTAACACTCTACACAAGAGCCAATTTCAAGAGACTCAACAGGGACTGCTCATTGCTTCTTCTCCTTTGATGTGCAGCAGATGTGCTGGGCTGCTGAGTGAAAACCATCAGCTTAGGGCCAGACGGTCAGACCTGGAGAGACAGGGGAGTTCCTCAGTGGGATTAGGGTTGACCACCCTGAGGCAGGGAGAACACATAGACTCACAGCAAACAGCCACACAGCTACTAGACACTGCAAGTGAGCAGAAGACAGAGACGCCTGCAATGAATGCTGCAGGTAAAATGGAGGTGGAAAGCCCAAACCAGGGAGTGACTGCAGTAGAGGAAGTGTGCTGGGTTAGAAGGTGTGCAGAAGTGGTGGAGGGTGACTTCCTGACCAACAGCATTGATAGTCCAATGATAAAGGTAGAGAGTAGGGTAGATGAGGTAGAGAGTAGGGTAGATGAGGTAGAGAAAGGAATCAAGGAAGTTGATTCTGATAAGGATGTAGAGGAGAGAAGCACTACTGAACCCCATGAAGAAGCAAACACGCTGGGGGAGGAGGAGCTGGAGATTGTGTTATCATCACTGAGAGGTCGTGTGAAGGATTTGGAGGAGCAGCTGTCTGTCATGGCCAACATGAAAGCAGAGCATGATGGGAGAATGGCATCTCTCCAGCTGAAACATAAGGAGGACATAGAAAAGCTAAAG GCCACATATGAGCATGGCTTTGTCACCATGGAGGAGTCCCAGCAGAGGATCGTGGGGGAACTGCAGCACAGACACCAGCAGGACCTGCAGCGCCTGCAGTTAGACACAGAcagactgctggaggaggagACGGCTGCTACTATCACAG CAATTGAAGCAATGAAGAACGCTCACCGTGCCGAActcaagagagagatagagagggcatGCCATGAAAACAACAATGCAGGAGACGTGAATCTTGGAGAAATATGCAGGCAACACAG tgAGGGGCTGGCCTCCTGTCACAGGGAGCTGGAGGTGTTGTCCCAGCAGTACTCTCTAAAGTGTCTGGAGAGCTCCGACCTGGGCCAGGCcctggaggcagagagacaggctctgTGTCAGTGTCAGCAGGAGAACCAGGACCTCAGAACTCGCAACCAG GAGCTGAGTGGCCATCTAGCTGCAGAGATCACCAGACTTTGCTCTCTGGCCAAGCAGGACGCCTTATCTCTTAGtcaggagagagatgtgtatgAGCTGGAG ATCTCCCTGCGTGTGAAGGAGTCAGAGGTGCAGGGCCTCAAGCAGAAGATCACCTCGCTCAAGGATGAACTCCAGACAGCCCACAGG GATAAGAGGTATGCAACAGAGACGTACAAGGACATCTACACAGAGCTAAGCATCATGAGGGCCAAGGCAGAGAGAGACCTGGGACATCTCAGGGAGAACCTGCGGTTGGCCCACAAAGCACTAGGAGAGCTCTCACCTGCAGTGAACACAGATAAAAATG AGTGTCAAGGAAGATAA
- the LOC120040040 gene encoding uncharacterized protein CG5098-like, which translates to MELSSQDPHPMALDLSKRCGKSHLNPRTTEVLDLMKKPSWHSITDDHVSMPCMQLLSEKTLTDTGVRLSYGTRTCVRSPLLHNGMDRSLRDSGLYEQHPIESLNAESPISESIEGDESQSDSDVILLVSSSKEAPSPQDYLDRGSVSPLVDSPSPGAVSLGEAKGCFLLPQTRSSPSPDNTYSEDSSESTEEMSVNAKPVLNLSELAAVYGKYVRSPVDISSDDSDVIEVPITNEKKKIHSLPVDVQNEKRLTGEASNFVKKSLSPHPRTIQPGVSAQKLTNNVTRHHSKIHTKNSSRILPKEHSGDTMDSKEKSSSSEDESWLQPTVYLYRCVVESDDSDVDRRTVRQDPSESLRSSRRPQRGSSPATESRTKATHVEDIQQEWTKPSSPRSKRSGTKQKTHQRSPANQASSSRKAAASKTKRRREKHKQAGSSSMFSHEEAEIKLKYANYKQDKRASKSEDFCPFVHMEQREYSACTVINDQQEEKDVRRNKGQQQQPTGSVSLSGVVPKTSCYRLGRLSSKSKCQPLMVCCLCGGSANAVGLGDLHGPYYPTGPALEEQGKQQAQREEYKYSELSVDCKIGLCGQVGENGLHELSNVPRVEAVVDDCCITVSDSESSTLPSAKKLRTNGSVMDGQSLPVVPHNTNECWIHEDCGIWSTGVFLVKGKLYGLEEAVRFAQETVCSTCHTAGATMGCFQKGCPNKYHYSCAAQSGCVLNEENFSMRCPKHKNKSFRGVNMPDNR; encoded by the exons ATGGAGCTGTCGTCTCAAGACCCTCATCCTATGGCTTTGGATCTCTCAAAGAGATGTGGGAAGAGTCATCTGAATCCCAGGACCACAGAGGTTCTGGACCTGATGAAGAAGCCCAGCTGGCACAGCATCACTGACGACCATGTGTCCATGCCCTGCATGCAGCTCCTCTCTGAGAAAACACTAACAGACACAGGTGTCAGACTTTCCTACGGGACTAGGACTTGTGTTCGCTCCCCCCTTTTACATAATGGTATGGACAGAAGCTTACGGGACTCAGGGTTGTACGAGCAACACCCTATAGAGAGCCTAAATGCAGAGAGCCCCATTTCTGAAAGTATTGAGGGAGACGAGAGTCAGAGTGACTCTGATGTCATTTTGCTTGTTTCCAGTTCTAAGGAAGCACCCTCACCTCAGGACTATTTAGACAGGGGATCTGTTAGTCCCTTAGTGGATTCTCCGTCCCCTGGCGCTGTCTCTTTGGGTGAAGCTAAAGGTTGTTTTCTACTGCCCCAGACACGGAGTTCCCCCAGTCCTGACAATACATATTCAGAGGATTCATCTGAAAGCACAGAGGAGATGTCGGTGAATGCAAAACCTGTTCTTAACCTGTCGGAATTAGCTGCTGTGTATGGGAAATATGTCAGGTCTCCTGTGGATATCTCAAGTGATGATAGTGATGTCATTGAAGTTCCCATCACCAATGAAAAGAAAAAGATTCACAGTTTACCTGTTGATGTTCAAAATGAGAAAAGGCTGACAGGTGAAGCTAGTAATTTTGTAAAAAAAAGCCTTTCTCCACATCCTAGAACAATACAGCCTGGGGTCAGCGCTCAGAAACTCACCAACAATGTCACTCGCCATCATTCAAAAATACATACCAAAAACTCAAGTAGAATATTACCCAAGGAACATTCTGGCGACACAATGGACTCAAAAGAGAAGTCATCTAGTTCAGAGGATGAGTCTTGGTTACAGCCAACTGTCTACCTGTACAGGTGTGTAGTAGAATCTGATGACTCTGATGTGGACCGTCGGACAGTTCGACAGGACCCCTCTGAGAGCCTACGTTCCTCTAGAAGGCCACAGAGAGGATCATCACCTGCTACAGAGTCAAGGACCAAGGCCACACATGTGGAAGACATCCAACAGGAGTGGACAAAGCCCTCTTCACCCAGGAGCAAAAGGTCAGGAACCAAGCAGAAAACCCACCAGAGAAGCCCAGCCAATCAGGCCTCAAGTAGTAGAAAAGCAGCAGCAAGTAAAACAAAACGGAGGAGGGAGAAACACAAACAAGCCGGCTCATCCTCCATGTTTTCCCATGAAGAGGCAGAAATCAAGCTGAAATATGCAAACTACAAACAGGACAAAAGGGCCAGTAAATCAGAGGACTTTTGCCCTTTTGTGCACATGGAGCAGAGGGAGTACTCTGCTTGTACAGTGATCAACGATCAGCAGGAGGAGAAGGATGTGAGGCGGAACAAAGGACAGCAACAACAACCAACTGGGTCTGTGTCTTTATCTGGTGTCGTTCCTAAGACGTCTTGTTATCGTCTGGGTCGCCTCAGCTCAAAGAGTAAGTGTCAGCCCCTAATGGTGTGCTGCCTGTGTGGTGGGTCTGCTAATGCTGTGGGCCTAGGGGACCTACACGGACCTTACTATCCAACTGGACCTGCTTTGGAGGAACAAGGCAAACAGCAGGCACAGAGGGAAGAATACAAGTACAGTGAACTGTCTGTAGATTGTAAGATAGGCCTATGTGGTCAGGTAGGGGAGAATGGGTTACATGAACTGAGCAATGTGCCTAGAGTAGAGGCTGTAGTTGATGACTGCTGCATCACAGTCAGTGATAGTGAAAGCTCCACATTGCCTTCAGCCAAAAAGCTCCGAACAAATGGCTCCGTGATGGACGGCCAGAGTCTGCCTGTGGTGCCCCACAACACCAATGAATGCTGGATCCACGAGGACTGTGGCATATGGTCCACAGGTGTTTTCTTGGTTAAAGGAAAGCTCTACGGCTTGGAGGAGGCTGTTAGGTTCGCCCAAGAAACA GTGTGTTCAACATGCCACACAGCAGGTGCAACCATGGGCTGCTTCCAGAAAGGGTGCCCCAATAAGTACCACTACAGCTGTGCAGCTCAGTCAG GCTGTGTGCTTAACGAGGAAAACTTCTCCATGAGATGTCCAAAGCACAAG AATAAATCATTCAGAGGTGTGAACATGCCAGACAACAGATGA